A stretch of the Aspergillus puulaauensis MK2 DNA, chromosome 6, nearly complete sequence genome encodes the following:
- the hapX gene encoding bZIP transcription factor HapX (COG:K;~EggNog:ENOG410PFVE;~InterPro:IPR018287,IPR004827;~PFAM:PF10297;~go_component: GO:0005634 - nucleus [Evidence IEA];~go_function: GO:0003700 - DNA-binding transcription factor activity [Evidence IEA];~go_process: GO:0006355 - regulation of transcription, DNA-templated [Evidence IEA]) codes for MAAQPALSITPASAAPLAPALVAKPTVSPSPGPGTPGSVTSKEWVIPPRPKPGRKPATDTPPTKRKAQNRAAQRAFRERRAARVNELEDQIKLIEDDHEIHVNTFKEQISNLSREVEQCRTEMSWWRDRCHTLEKEVSVERAARESLVKEFRESLPDKNTSSTDAVPLPPRPSKRARVESEKNPSTHDHDETDEEVPLGCTRCSTTHCQCIEEAFSMPGVQMNNALREPEPKIKSEPEEMEIDFTTRFAASHNENTASPVSSPPVDPCGFCSDGTPCICAEMAAQEDQRRRGSTFENNRLAPIQNISQFTPPPSDSDVRSEVTLPPISQATAANPCANGPGTCAQCVSDPRRTLFCKTLAASRSASGTPTGCCGGKGADGGCCQTRAPPPPPRRNTANTDRASTPLTLSCADAFTTLSRHPNFSRASDELASWLPKLHTLPNPRDVSQTTAASRAAMEVEAASVMGVLRYFDRRFADK; via the coding sequence ATGGCTGCTCAGCCAGCGCTTTCCATCACTCCAGCTTCGGCTGCCCCTTTGGCCCCCGCGTTGGTTGCCAAGCCCACTGTTTCGCCGTCACCCGGCCCCGGTACACCCGGATCCGTCACCTCCAAGGAATGGGTAATTCCACCCCGTCCTAAACCAGGTCGCAAGCCGGCCACAGATACGCCCCCTACGAAGCGAAAAGCACAGAATCGTGCTGCTCAGAGAGCCTTTCGAGAACGCCGAGCAGCCCGTGTGAACGAACTCGAAGACCAAATCAAGCTCATCGAGGACGACCATGAAATTCACGTCAACACGTTCAAGGAACAAATCTCGAATCTCTCGCGAGAGGTCGAACAATGTCGAACCGAGATGTCATGGTGGCGCGACCGGTGTCATACCCTGGAGAAAGAGGTTTCTGTCGAGAGAGCTGCAAGGGAATCTCTCGTGAAGGAATTCCGTGAGTCTTTGCCCGATAAGAACACCTCGAGTACCGATGCAGTGCCTTTGCCACCTCGGCCATCAAAGAGAGCCCGCGTTGAAAGTGAAAAGAATCCGTCGACCCACGACCACGATGAAACGGATGAAGAAGTCCCATTGGGCTGTACCCGATGCTCTACCACGCATTGTCAGTGTATTGAGGAGGCATTTTCTATGCCCGGCGTCCAGATGAACAACGCGCTGCGCGAGCCTGAGCCGAAGATCAAGTCTGAGCCAGAGGAAATGGAGATTGACTTCACAACTCGCTTTGCTGCTTCCCACAATGAGAACACTGCTAGCCCTGTGTCGTCGCCTCCGGTCGACCCCTGTGGATTCTGTTCGGACGGAACACCTTGCATTTGTGCAGAGATGGCCGCACAGGAGGACCAACGCCGACGCGGAAGCACATTTGAGAACAATCGCCTAGCACCCATTCAAAATATCTCCCAATTCACCCCACCCCCTTCCGACAGTGATGTGCGCTCGGAGGTCACCCTGCCTCCCATCAGCCAGGCAACTGCGGCAAACCCTTGCGCCAACGGTCCGGGGACATGTGCTCAGTGCGTGTCAGACCCCCGAAGGACCCTTTTTTGCAAGACTCTAGCGGCTTCTCGCTCCGCCAGTGGTACCCCGACTGGATGCTGCGGCGGTAAGGGTGCCGATGGTGGATGTTGCCAAACCCgtgcaccaccaccgccgccccgCCGCAACACAGCAAATACCGACCGCGCATCAACACCCCTCACACTCTCCTGTGCCGACGCATTCACAACCCTTTCTCGTCACCCGAACTTTTCTCGTGCCAGCGACGAACTCGCCTCCTGGCTGCCAAAGCTCCATACCCTTCCCAACCCCCGAGACGTCAGCCAGACCACAGCCGCTTCCCGAGCCGCGATGGAAGTCGAGGCCGCAAGCGTCATGGGCGTGCTGCGTTACTTTGATCGGCGATTTGCCGACAAATAG
- a CDS encoding alkaline phosphatase family protein (COG:P;~EggNog:ENOG410PKAH;~InterPro:IPR038607,IPR018946;~PFAM:PF09423;~TransMembrane:2 (n2-10c15/16o25-46i67-94o)), whose product MLATTSSILLRLASFLFLRWIPGHVFVPVIFTSLAVYSTSIYFSSTKNNSNGIIKSLLTGAPCRQSWATRIAVVINLICGLFTADFLLRGFILYPTADLRFSRVGHISHNTAHLLLREPDAARLPLNVSYMEAHDEDSEPRSWIQVATVDSLSESTDFTTTVTFTNLNPASSYRYALSNNQTGLFVTSPAPDSSAANRLSFLTSSCMKPNFPYDPRRHPLRIPGLDKMTTAISSLPHLPSFMLFLGDFIYIDVPQRFGSSVDHYRSEYRRVYSSPSWTWSAANLPWIHTLDDHEIANDWNYGNTIPPYPAAIEPYLNYHASVNPPAPDAKTENTKSSYTMFTNGPAAFFLLDTRSYRSPSDETILGKAQLNSLLAFLARAEPPHIRWKIISSSVPFTRNWHAGTSDTWGGFLSERRVVFDAMRAAQRTLGIRIVLLSGDRHEFAATRFPPLPDQIQTAEKQENLENGEELVEFCTGPLNMFYLPVRTYYQSGPDDVPLKYLPDGNTKYGLVDIEDASVDSVPSSVLTYSLYIDESVVWKYRLSVPLGLTSESKAQPAASASEAKGASAARSLLPHGEVLVDETVEGWVDAISKVFGWNVMVDHPNKDWVF is encoded by the exons ATGTTAGCCACCACTAGCTCTATTCTCCTCCGTCTCGcatccttcctcttccttcgctGG ATCCCAGGCCATGTTTTTGTTCCGGTAATCTTCACATCGCTCGCCGTTTATTCGACCTCAATCTACTTTTCTTCGACTAAAAACAATAGCAATGGCATTATCAAATCCTTGCTTACTGGGGCTCCTTGTCGCCAGTCATGGGCGACACGCATCGCCGTCGTGATCAACCTTATTTGCGGCTTATTCACTGCGGACTTCCTCCTGCGCGGTTTCATCTTGTATCCGACCGCGGACCTACGTTTCTCCCGTGTGGGACATATCTCGCATAACACTGCCCATCTACTGCTCCGAGAGCCTGATGCTGCTCGGCTTCCTTTGAATGTCTCTTATATGGAGGCCCATGATGAGGATAGTGAGCCTCGGTCATGGATCCAGGTAGCTACAGTCGACTCTCTGAGCGAGTCCACAGACTTCACAACGACAGTCACATTTACCAACTTGAACCCAGCTTCGTCGTATCGTTATGCTCTGTCCAACAATCAGACCGGTCTCTTCGTCACCAGCCCAGCTCCCGACTCTTCTGCTGCCAACAGGCTCAGCTTCCTGACATCTAGCTGCATGAAACCCAACTTCCCCTACGACCCCCGGCGCCACCCGCTGCGTATTCCGGGACTCGATAAGATGACCACGGCcatctcttctctcccccATCTTCCGTCATTTATGCTTTTCCTTGGCGATTTCATCTACATCGACGTCCCTCAACGTTTCGGGTCGTCCGTCGATCACTATCGTAGCGAATATCGTCGAGTCTACTCATCCCCCTCCTGGACCTGGTCCGCAGCCAACCTCCCGTGGATACACACTCTTGACGACCATGAGATTGCCAATGATTGGAACTACGGAAACACCATACCCCCTTACCCGGCCGCTATAGAGCCCTACCTCAACTATCATGCCTCGGTTAACCCTCCAGCACCCGATGCCAAGACAGAAAACACTAAATCCTCATACACAATGTTTACCAACGGCCCTGCtgccttctttctcctcgACACCCGGTCCTATCGCTCCCCATCGGACGAGACTATCCTCGGCAAAGCCCAGCTCAACTCCCTCCTGGCTTTCCTCGCCCGCGCAGAACCTCCACACATCCGCTGGAAAATTATCTCCTCCAGCGTACCCTTCACCCGCAATTGGCACGCCGGGACCTCAGATACATGGGGTGGGTTCCTCTCCGAGCGCCGTGTCGTCTTCGACGCAATGCGCGCCGCGCAACGAACACTCGGAATCAGAATTGTGCTTCTCTCAGGCGACAGGCACGAATTTGCCGCTACGCGGTTTCCCCCGCTCCCTGACCAGATTCAGACCGCtgaaaagcaagaaaatcTTGAGAATGGCGAAGAGCTAGTCGAATTCTGTACAGGCCCGCTAAACATGTTCTACCTTCCCGTCCGCACCTACTACCAGTCTGGCCCGGACGACGTCCCTCTAAAATATCTTCCCGACGGGAACACGAAGTACGGCCTTGTGGATATAGAAGATGCTTCTGTGGATAGCGTACCGAGTTCCGTTCTCACGTACTCGCTATATATTGACGAGAGCGTGGTTTGGAAATACCGGCTAAGTGTGCCTTTGGGGTTGACTTCAGAGTCTAAGGCGCAGCCTGCTGCGTCGGCGTCAGAGGCAAAGGGCgcttcggcggcgagatCGTTGTTGCCCCATGGTGAGGTTCTGGTCGATGAGACTGTCGAGGGGTGGGTAGATGCTATTTCTAAGGTGTTTGGGTGGAATGTTATGGTAGATCACCCGAATAAGGATTGGGTTTTTTGA
- a CDS encoding glycoside hydrolase family 71 protein (CAZy:GH71;~COG:G;~EggNog:ENOG410PJGT;~InterPro:IPR005197;~PFAM:PF03659;~go_function: GO:0016787 - hydrolase activity [Evidence IEA]) yields MKHLDRFLRHVQGKEKPNHPTPSESSPDNNQVGSEAYSQPPPNTFAQNAPQAPIAPSEPLSVFAHFLVGTAGAMSPAEWERDIIEAQKAHIDGFALNIAPQDDYTDRVLQTAYDAAERIGDFSLFLSFDYLSGGPWPQDRVITIINTYKSRRAQFLYKGKPLVSTFEGVGNSGDWPNIKNATGCTFIPSWTSLAPSGLRTVHNVIDGAFSWDAWPVGAEDKDSSSDKAWIDALAGKPYMMAVSPWFYTNLPQWNKNWLWRGDNLWHYRWRHVMDLQPALVQILSWNDYGETHYIGPIYEPGVPDGAMRFVKGCPHDAWRELLPHYIDAYRRQNAMVREGVSNPGAVTSYAPKQPLPYNDKIVYWYRLNPSTSGNAGGTTGNNPNMGQPELKPGEVSQDKVFVSVLVTEPSDVHIRIGDAAPTILSAEECGVNHVSVPFNGQSGPVHFAIVRNGREIESTRGPAITENCADGLVNWNAFVGSS; encoded by the exons ATGAAACACCTGGATCGTTTTCTACGTCATGTTCAAGGCAAAGAGAAACCCAACCATCCGACCCCGAGTGAGTCGAGTCCTGATAATAACCAGG TTGGATCTGAGGCGTATTCCCAACCGCCGCCCAATACCTTTGCTCAAAATGCGCCACAAGCTCCAATTGCTCCGTCGGAGCCACTGAGCGTTTTCGCTCATTTCCTG GTTGGGACTGCCGGAGCTATGTCACCTGCCGAGTGGGAACGCGATATCATCGAGGCGCAGAAAGCTCATATTGACGGATTCGCCCTAAACATTGCTCCCCAAGATGACTATACCGATAGAGTCCTACAAACAGCATATGATGCTGCCGAGAGAATAGGTGACTTCTCGCTTTTCCTCTCGTTTGACTATCTATCTGGAGGCCCATGGCCGCAAGACCGAGTCATCACCATAATCAATACGTATAAGAGCAGACGAGCCCAATTTCTCTACAAAGGGAAGCCATTGGTGTCCACATTTGAAGGCGTGGGGAATTCGGGTGACTGGCCAAATATAAAGAATGCGACTGGCTGCACGTTTATTCCTTCCTGGACCAGCCTTGCGCCATCGGGTTTACGCACTGTCCACAATGTGATTGACGGCGCGTTCAGCTGGGATGCCTGGCCGGTTGGGGCAGAAGACAAGGACTCATCTAGCGACAAGGCGTGGATCGATGCACTTGCCGGAAAACCGTACATGATGGCCGTTTCTCCATGGTTCTACACGAACCTTCCACAATGGAATAAGAACTGGCTTTGGCGTGGCGATAACCTATGGCATTATCGCTGGCGCCATGTTATGGATTTACAGCCGGCGCTGGTTCAG ATCCTCAGCTGGAACGACTACGGAGAGACGCACTACATCGGGCCAATTTACGAGCCGGGGGTCCCAGATGGAGCTATGCGCTTTGTGAAAGGCTGTCCCCATGATGCGTGGCGTGAATTACTACCACACTATATCGATGCCTATCGCCGGCAGAACGCGATGGTTCGAGAGGGAGTGTCAAACCCAGGCGCAGTGACCTCGTATGCCCCTAAACAGCCTCTTCCGTATAATGACAAGATTGTGTATTGGTATCGACTCAATCCGAGCACCTCTGGAAATGCCGGCGGAACAACAGGAAACAACCCGAATATGGGCCAGCCGGAGTTGAAACCGGGTGAGGTGTCGCAGGATAAAGTATTTGTCAGTGTGCTGGTGACTGAGCCAAGCGATGTGCATATTCGCATTGGCGATGCAGCACCTACAATCTTATCTGCAGAAGAATGCGGAGTAAACCACGTCTCTGTGCCTTTCAATGGGCAGTCAGGGCCAGTGCACTTTGCAATTGTGCGCAATGGCAGGGAAATCGAGTCGACCAGGGGCCCTGCTATAACGGAAAATTGCGCGGACGGCTTGGTGAACTGGAATGCATTTGTTGGATCAAGTTAG
- the YAH1 gene encoding ferredoxin family 2Fe-2S iron-sulfur cluster binding protein (COG:C;~EggNog:ENOG410PN2J;~InterPro:IPR001055,IPR012675,IPR001041,IPR018298, IPR036010;~PFAM:PF00111;~go_function: GO:0009055 - electron transfer activity [Evidence IEA];~go_function: GO:0051536 - iron-sulfur cluster binding [Evidence IEA];~go_function: GO:0051537 - 2 iron, 2 sulfur cluster binding [Evidence IEA]), with product MVLWKDAGLSVLRHAVAGEHACRSQSARFLSYSSRVPRVSRSSRTPMTTGKTVFSREQQRWSQAGTPRSFSAATRMQHGHITPPKPGEEINVTFIDKDGEKYDFQVAEGDNLLDIAQANDLEMEGACGGSCACSTCHVIVEEPDMFDKMEEPSDDENDMLDLAFGLTETSRLGCQVLMNKDLDGLVVRLPSMTRNLQASDFEAKK from the exons ATGGTACTTTGGAAAGACGCCGGCTTGAGCGTGCTGCGGCATGCGGTCGCCGGAGAACATGCTTGTCGCTCCCAGTCAGCGCGATTCCTCAGCTATTCCTCACGAGTCCCTCGCGTATCCCGCTCAAGTCGAACACCGATGACCACAGGGAAGACGGTCTTTTCCCGGGAACAACAGCGTTGGAGCCAAGCTGGTACGCCCCGGagcttctccgccgcaacGAGAATGCAGCATGGCCATATCACACCCCCAAAGCCGGGGGAGGA GATCAATGTGACCTTCATTGACAAGGACGGCGAAAAGTACGACTTCCAGGTAGCAGAGGGTGACAATTTATTGGACATTGCGCAAGCCAATGATCTAGAAATGGAAG GTGCCTGCGGCGGCTCATGCGCTTGTTCGACCTGCCATGTTATAGTGGAGGAACCAGATATGTTTGATAAGATGGAGGAACCTTCGGATGACGAGAATGACATGCTTGATCTGGCATTCGGACTGACGGAAACATCGCGATTGGGGTGTCAGGTATTGATGAACAAGGATCTGGATGGGTTAGTGGTGCGATTGCCCTCAATGACTCGGAATCTACAGGCGAGCGATTTTGAAGCAAAGAAATAA
- a CDS encoding rRNA-processing protein RRP15 (BUSCO:EOG092653LT;~COG:S;~EggNog:ENOG410PPB1;~InterPro:IPR012459;~PFAM:PF07890;~go_process: GO:0006364 - rRNA processing [Evidence IEA]), which produces MPLTTSQKKRKVLDGFQGKTSRPNKKFRKQRDYHSSSDEADDEPADFKAVDLADSDEEVKEKPSKQVKTKESRKPEPEQNPQSDDDGEEDSATNASSDADDDEDDGAESDDSMPVDATEKRGVPKRHDPSAFSTSISKILATKLPTSVRADPVLSRSKTATQTTSQVAEDKLDHQARAKLRAEKKEELDRGRVRDVRGISSGQAGAVAEEEKRLRKIAQRGVVKLFNAVRAAQVRGEEAAKEERKKGTVGMGEREKAVNQVSKQGFLELINGKKGTPLNIEEA; this is translated from the coding sequence ATGCCGCTTACGACTAgtcagaagaagagaaaggttCTCGATGGCTTTCAGGGTAAAACAAGCCGCCCAAACAAGAAGTTCAGAAAGCAGCGCGATTACCACAGCAGCTCCGATGAGGCCGACGATGAGCCCGCCGACTTTAAAGCAGTCGACCTTGCGGATTCCGAcgaggaagtcaaggaaAAGCCCTCGAAGCAAGTTAAGACGAAAGAATCACGAAAACCAGAACCCGAACAGAATCCTCaaagcgacgacgacggagaagaagattccGCAACCAATGCTTCCTCCGAtgcggacgacgatgaagacgacggTGCAGAGTCTGACGATTCTATGCCTGTCGATGCAACAGAGAAAAGAGGCGTCCCCAAACGTCATGATCCATCCGCCTTTTCTACCTCCATCTCGAAAATTCTTGCCACGAAACTACCAACATCTGTTCGCGCAGATCCTGTGCTATCGCGCAGTAAAACCGCCACGCAGACCACCAGTCAAGTAGCGGAGGACAAGTTAGACCACCAGGCGCGGGCGAAGCTGCGAgccgagaagaaagaagagctAGACCGGGGCCGTGTTCGTGATGTTCGGGGTATTTCGAGTGGCCAAGCCGGTGCggtggccgaggaggagaagcggcTGCGCAAGATCGCTCAGCGCGGTGTGGTGAAGCTTTTCAATGCTGTCCGAGCGGCACAAGTCCGTGGTGAGGAGGCCGCTAAGGAAGAGCGAAAGAAGGGTACGGTTGGAATGGGCGAGCGAGAGAAGGCCGTCAACCAGGTTAGCAAGCAAGGGTTCTTGGAATTGATCAATGGAAAGAAAGGCACGCCGCTTAACATTGAAGAAGCGTGA
- the UGO1 gene encoding mitofusin complex protein UGO1 (COG:S;~EggNog:ENOG410PHCD;~InterPro:IPR023395;~TransMembrane:2 (i222-245o265-282i)), with the protein MASRDGPNPLRPYYVPPSIGLEQDEFSFSSPPNASSAQVFGGSARDLLPDLDYSDYLDSSPSVSGWVRDAVDVAIKRYTSVLISQPFDVAKTILQAYVVPDDSPASQFPKSDRRGSGMGSRTDSYDDMGSNEDEEDDLSSDDESSYFTSTAPTVSSPSTRRTPKPRHRITDRSGYIASSPSSKPASRHALALKNPASLMEVLSQLWTTSGPTSPWKSSNATFIYSLLLPTLNTFIRSLLSAIVGLPEDDITPSMASDILTSTSPAATLVLSFISSSLSAMLLSPIDTARTFLILTPVTHGPRSLLRAIRQLPTPNYTIPPHLVPITILHSSLPNLIINSTPLFLKSYLSLDPVLNPSAWNMLSFIGSGIEQVVRFPLETVLRRAQISTFTSPSIRQNCAGPVRPTVADAAAQAAEVETIVPTPQTYRGVIGTMWSIVYEEGVQPTPEAQRAQELLNKPFPHRKRQGQGVNGLYRGWRIGMWGVAGTLGLRLLAAGGADDGPMPSGGRF; encoded by the exons ATGGCCTCTCGCGACGGTCCAAACCCTCTCCGTCCTTACTACGTTCCCCCGTCGATCGGCCTTGAGCAAGATGAGTTCTCGTTCTCCTCGCCTCCCAATGCATCGTCGGCTCAAGTTTTTGGCGGCTCAGCGCGCGACCTGCTTCCTGACCTAGACTATTCGGACTACCTTGATAGCTCACCGTCGGTCTCTGGCTGGGTCCGAGATGCAGTGGACGTCGCGATCAAGCGGTATACGTCCGTTTTGATTTCTCAACCATTCGACGTCGCGAAGACGATATTGCAAGCATATGTGGTGCCCGATGactctccagccagccaatTTCCCAAGAGCGACCGGCGGGGATCAGGTATGGGTAGTAGAACTGATTCCTATGATGATATGGGCTCTaatgaggacgaagaagat GACCTATCCTCCGACGATGAAAGCAGCTATTTCACCTCCACAGCGCCCACTGTCTCGTCACCGTCTACTAGGCGTACACCAAAGCCTCGTCATCGGATCACCGACCGCAGCGGTTATATCGCGTCTTCGCCCTCGTCCAAGCCCGCATCGCGACACGCGCTCGCCCTAAAGAACCCTGCGTCGTTGATGGAGGTACTTTCTCAGCTCTGGACCACCAGTGGCCCTACATCGCCGTGGAAGTCGAGCAATGCAACATTTATCTATTCCTTGCTCCTCCCGACCCTGAATACATTTATTCGCAGTCTCTTGTCCGCCATTGTTGGGTTACCGGAGGATGACATTACCCCGTCCATGGCGAGCGATATCCTCACTtccacctccccagcagcgaCCTTGGTCCTCTCCTTTATTTCATCTTCGCTGTCCGCCATGCTCCTGTCTCCCATCGACACGGCACGCACATTTCTCATCCTGACTCCCGTCACCCATGGACCCCGCTCTCTTCTTCGCGCCATTCGTCAGCTGCCAACACCCAACTATACTATCCCCCCACATCTCGTCCCAATCACCATCCTGCATTCAAGCTTGCCAAACTTGATTATCAACAGCACTCCACTATTCCTCAAATCGTACCTCTCTCTCGACCCCGTCCTAAACCCGTCCGCTTGGAACATGTTGAGTTTCATCGGGTCCGGTATAGAACAGGTTGTCCGCTTTCCTCTGGAAACTGTCCTTCGCCGTGCTCAAATTTCTACATTCACTTCTCCCAGTATCCGACAAAACTGCGCAGGTCCTGTTCGTCCCACGgtggcagatgcagcagctcAAGCCGCAGAAGTCGAGACAATCGTGCCGACCCCACAAACGTACCGGGGCGTTATCGGTACAATGTGGAGTATCGTCTACGAAGAGGGCGTGCAGCCCACCCCAGAGGCCCAACGCGCGCAGGAACTACTCAACAAACCTTTCCCTCACCGAAAACGCCAGGGTCAAGGCGTTAACGGCCTTTATCGGGGCTGGAGAATCGGCATGTGGGGTGTTGCAGGAACCTTGGGTCTTCGCCTCCTTGCTGCCGGGGGCGCAGACGATGGTCCTATGCCCAGTGGCGGTCGATTCTAG
- the SRP54 gene encoding RNA-binding signal recognition particle subunit SRP54 (BUSCO:EOG09261V9P;~COG:U;~EggNog:ENOG410PH16;~InterPro:IPR022941,IPR000897,IPR027417,IPR003593, IPR036891,IPR013822,IPR042101,IPR004125,IPR006325;~PFAM:PF02881,PF02492,PF00448,PF02978;~go_component: GO:0048500 - signal recognition particle [Evidence IEA];~go_function: GO:0003924 - GTPase activity [Evidence IEA];~go_function: GO:0005525 - GTP binding [Evidence IEA];~go_function: GO:0008312 - 7S RNA binding [Evidence IEA];~go_process: GO:0006614 - SRP-dependent cotranslational protein targeting to membrane [Evidence IEA]): MVLQDLGRRINAAVNDLTRSPNLDEKAFEEMVKEICAALLSADVNVRLVQSLRKSIKANVNFASLPAAVNKKRVIQKAVFDELVTLVNPHAEPFRPKKGRSNIIMFVGLQGAGKTTTCTKLARHYQMRGFKTALVCADTFRAGAFDQLKQNATKAKIPYYGSLTQTDPALVAAEGVAKFKKERFEIIIVDTSGRHKQEEQLFTEMTQIQTAVTPDQTILVLDGTIGQSAEVQSSAFKATADFGAIIITKTDGHAAGGGAISAVAATHTPIIFLGTGEHMMDLERFEPKAFIQKLLGMGDMAGLVEHVQAVTKDSAAAKETYKHIAEGIYTLRDFRENITSIMKMGPLSKLSGMIPGLSNLTAGLDDEDGSMKLRRMVYIFDSMSAVELDSDGKIFVEQPSRMVRIACGSGTTVREVEDLLSQHRMMAGMAKRVGGQKKQMQRAQNMLKGGNKEQQLAAMQKRMASMGGGGGMGGMPGMGDMTKMMQMLQGQGGGGGGGMPGLGGMDLQSMMSQMGGLMGGMGGGGGGGGGGRGRGR; the protein is encoded by the exons ATGGTCCTTCAGGATCTGGGGCGGCGTATTAACGCCGCTGTCAATGACTTGACTCGGTCTCCTAATTTGGACGAAAAG GCATTTGAGGAGATGGTAAAAGAGATATGCGCTGCCCTGCTCTCCGCCGACGTCAACGTCCGTCTTGTCCAATCACTCCGCAAGTCTATCAAAGCAAACGTCAAtttcgcctccctccccgCAGCCGTAAATAAGAAGCGAGTGATTCAGAAGGCCGTCTTCGATGAGCTTGTCACTCTCGTTAACCCGCACGCTGAACCGTTCCGACCTAAGAAGGGCCGGTCGAATATTATCATGTTCGTTGGTCTACAAGGTGCGGGTAAGACGACGACCTGTACTAAGCTCGCCCGACACTATCAGATGCGCGGATTCAAAACGGCCCTCGTTTGTGCGGATACCTTCCGTGCCGGTGCTTTTGACCAGCTGAAGCAGAACGCAACAAAGGCCAAAATCCCATACTACGGAAGCTTGACACAGACCGACCCAGCTCTTGTAGCAGCAGAGGGTGTGGCCAAGTTCAAAAAGGAGCGGTTCGAGATTATTATCGTTGATACCAGTGGTCGTCACAAGCAAGAGGAGCAGCTATTCACAGAAATGACTCAAATTCAGACGGCGGTAACACCCGATCAGACGATTCTTGTTTTGGACGGTACTATTGGACAGTCTGCGGAGGTACAATCATCAGCTTTCAAAGCCACCGCAGACTTTGGTGCAATCATTATTACCAAAACCGATGGTCATGCTGCAGGTGGAGGTGCGATCTCTGCCGTCGCAGCCACGCACACCCCCATAATTTTCCTCGGTACCGGAGAACACATGATGGATTTAGAGCGGTTCGAACCAAAGGCCTTTATCCAGAAACTTCTTGGGATGGGTGATATGGCAGGACTAGTTGAGCACGTCCAAGCTGTAACAAAAGACTCTGCTGCAGCCAAAGAGACCTACAAGCATATCGCTGAGGGTATCTACACGCTCCGCGACTTCCGTGAGAACATCACATCAATTATGAAAATGGGCCCACTTTCCAAACTCTCTGGCATGATTCCAGGTCTCTCAAATCTTACTGCAGGtctcgacgatgaggacggcTCCATGAAGCTCCGCCGCATGGTCTATATCTTCGACAGTATGTCCGCCGTTGAGCTTGATAGTGACGGCAAGATATTCGTCGAACAGCCTAGCCGCATGGTTCGTATCGCTTGTGGTAGTGGTACAACAGTCCGCGAAGTTGAAGACCTCCTTTCACAACACCGCATGATGGCCGGGATGGCGAAGCGTGTTGGTGGAcagaagaagcagatgcaACGCGCACAAAATATGCTCAAAGGGGGCAAtaaagagcagcagctggctGCTATGCAGAAACGAATGGCATCGATgggtggaggcggcggtaTGGGAGGCATGCCCGGGATGGGTGAtatgacgaagatgatgcagatgTTGCAAGGccagggcggcggcggcggcggcggaatGCCGGGGCTAGGTGGGATGGACTTACAGTCGATGATGAGCCAAATGGGCGGCTTGATGGGTGGTatgggaggaggcggaggcgggggtggtggtggaaggggACGAGGCCGGTAG